In Thermococcus camini, a genomic segment contains:
- a CDS encoding DUF257 family protein: MSVPDGLMVNLWESLRMGEIVLMERTDSGDQYFGFYQVVSWGRGRGYKVVVIDILDSLHILKAKARLAGLDEGALDSVKVIKIGGTIETGEVVGWIRDISEPVILAKKFMEIYTRLLESEGPTLTAVVGLEKLFVASEFSPKNVQVILSAISKYVGDERRLSVQFLKANVIECTREPVVRLLEDLATTVIQISRKDRATEFKILKSVDPKLEGMTIKI, from the coding sequence ATGAGCGTACCCGACGGCCTCATGGTGAACCTCTGGGAATCACTGAGGATGGGCGAGATAGTCCTCATGGAGAGGACGGACAGCGGGGATCAGTACTTCGGCTTCTACCAGGTTGTGAGCTGGGGCAGGGGCAGGGGATACAAGGTTGTGGTCATCGACATCCTGGACTCACTCCATATCCTGAAGGCCAAGGCGCGGCTCGCGGGCCTGGATGAAGGGGCTCTGGACAGCGTGAAGGTCATCAAGATAGGTGGCACAATAGAAACCGGGGAAGTCGTTGGATGGATAAGGGACATCTCCGAGCCGGTTATTCTAGCAAAGAAGTTCATGGAGATATACACCCGGCTCCTGGAGTCCGAGGGGCCGACTCTCACTGCAGTGGTGGGCCTTGAGAAGCTCTTTGTAGCATCTGAGTTCTCGCCGAAGAACGTTCAGGTCATACTCAGCGCCATATCCAAATACGTCGGCGACGAGAGGAGGCTATCAGTCCAGTTCCTGAAGGCCAACGTCATAGAATGCACCAGAGAACCGGTCGTCAGGCTCCTGGAGGACCTCGCGACCACTGTAATCCAGATATCGAGAAAGGACAGGGCTACTGAGTTCAAGATACTGAAGTCGGTGGACCCGAAACTCGAGGGAATGACGATAAAAATATGA
- the ttuA gene encoding tRNA-5-methyluridine(54) 2-sulfurtransferase: MPMRCKFCERPAFIKLHYPKMYLCPEHFTEYFERKVKRTIERYKLIKPGERILVVVSGGKDSAVTAFVLKKLGYDIECLHINLGIGEYSEKSEEYARRQCEALGVPLHIVRVKELLGKGIGEVRTRRPTCSYCGLTKRYIFNKFAYDNGFDAVATGHNLDDEAGFILANLLNWNTQYLAKQGPITPAQFNGKLVKKIKPLYELTEREVVAYALANGIEYHIEECPHAVGATTIEVKGILNEMEEKRPGTKINFVKGYLRKKELFEGELQETDLRECRVCGMPASGEVCSFCRFWRREEPLNFRL; the protein is encoded by the coding sequence ATGCCCATGAGGTGCAAGTTCTGCGAGAGGCCGGCGTTTATAAAACTCCACTACCCAAAGATGTACCTGTGCCCAGAACACTTCACCGAGTACTTCGAGAGGAAGGTAAAGCGGACCATAGAGCGCTACAAGCTGATAAAACCGGGCGAGAGGATTCTGGTCGTGGTGAGCGGGGGAAAGGACTCGGCCGTTACAGCCTTTGTGCTCAAGAAGCTCGGCTACGACATCGAGTGCCTCCACATCAACCTGGGCATCGGAGAGTATTCGGAGAAGAGCGAGGAGTACGCCAGAAGGCAGTGCGAGGCTTTGGGAGTTCCCCTCCACATCGTCCGCGTTAAGGAGCTGCTCGGAAAGGGCATCGGCGAGGTGAGAACGAGAAGGCCAACATGCTCCTACTGCGGGCTGACGAAGAGGTACATCTTCAACAAGTTCGCATACGACAACGGCTTCGATGCCGTCGCCACCGGCCACAACCTTGACGACGAGGCGGGCTTTATCCTGGCGAACCTCCTGAACTGGAACACGCAGTACCTGGCCAAACAGGGACCGATAACTCCTGCGCAGTTCAACGGAAAGCTCGTGAAGAAGATAAAGCCCCTCTACGAGCTGACCGAGAGGGAGGTTGTGGCTTATGCCCTCGCCAACGGCATAGAGTACCACATCGAGGAATGCCCCCACGCGGTTGGGGCCACGACGATAGAGGTCAAGGGCATACTCAACGAGATGGAGGAGAAGAGGCCGGGAACGAAGATAAACTTCGTGAAGGGCTACCTCAGGAAGAAGGAACTCTTCGAGGGGGAGCTCCAGGAGACCGACCTCAGAGAGTGCAGGGTCTGCGGCATGCCCGCCAGCGGCGAGGTCTGTTCTTTCTGCCGGTTCTGGCGCAGGGAGGAGCCATTAAACTTCAGACTCTGA
- a CDS encoding transglutaminase-like domain-containing protein, giving the protein MRRVFLASLTCLLLLLSVFSAGCIGGERVNSTRSSGTEVAVDGDGIPDAEEAQYGTDPNLRDSDGDGLDDGVEVNVYNTSPAMEDTDGDGLGDGDEVYIYGTDPRSNDTDGDGLDDGDEVLSYLTDPLSNDTDRDGLPDYNEVLLLNTSPTLADTDGDGLFDPVELSNGTDPRIDDTDGDGLVDGDEVFIYLTDPLVNDTDGDGLLDGAEVLTYRTDPLRGDTDRDYLPDGYEVSIGTDPAFDWRYGFGEETLRAGLSALLRRSVSGLAGNFSSGPVLDRAWAVLGWVGENIAYNHTKAEYVNLSVSLWDSLNETAREMYANLTRVQAINDTAYSLRSGICTDYALLTAGLLLEANVSPVYVLSIDYWNQTIGHATVAIEVNNTYFVLDQRLPPIPLGNYYWYLIYSGMGEIENVTVYRVSLDESGEVVVDNWTWSGDEIGNMAYRMTEDDVKLIESLTEEYLLEKYPAYHRDARLAENVDRYFESIVETGEGADTYLPYGFTEGWYLSWGSGSFSLYYHPLLAEKLVRYYWPGPGFGGGDWEDILKKCDAYYLKIGFTGNGTSIVTHTGDSLTFPELLMVMEVAR; this is encoded by the coding sequence ATGCGCAGGGTTTTCCTAGCTTCCCTGACATGTCTACTGCTCCTGCTTTCCGTGTTTTCCGCCGGATGCATAGGGGGAGAACGGGTCAATTCGACCCGGTCAAGTGGGACAGAGGTTGCGGTTGATGGTGATGGAATACCCGACGCGGAGGAAGCCCAATACGGAACGGATCCAAATCTAAGGGACAGCGACGGTGATGGTCTGGACGATGGCGTTGAGGTAAACGTTTACAACACATCCCCTGCAATGGAAGATACCGACGGCGATGGTCTGGGTGACGGGGACGAAGTTTACATCTACGGTACTGATCCCCGCTCAAACGACACAGACGGTGATGGTCTGGACGATGGGGACGAGGTTCTCTCATACCTTACGGATCCTCTCAGCAACGACACCGACCGGGACGGCCTCCCTGACTACAATGAAGTCCTTCTACTCAACACCAGTCCCACTCTCGCCGACACCGATGGTGATGGTCTCTTTGATCCGGTGGAGCTGTCAAACGGCACTGATCCCCGCATTGATGATACCGATGGTGACGGCCTCGTGGACGGTGATGAGGTCTTCATCTACCTGACCGATCCCCTTGTGAACGATACCGACGGTGATGGGCTGCTTGATGGTGCGGAAGTCCTTACTTATCGGACGGATCCCTTGAGAGGGGACACGGATCGCGACTACCTCCCCGACGGTTACGAGGTGAGCATCGGCACCGATCCAGCCTTCGACTGGAGGTACGGTTTTGGGGAGGAAACCCTTCGGGCAGGACTCAGTGCGCTTTTGAGGAGAAGTGTATCAGGTCTGGCCGGCAATTTTTCCAGCGGGCCGGTTCTTGACAGAGCCTGGGCCGTCCTGGGGTGGGTCGGTGAGAACATAGCCTACAACCACACCAAGGCAGAGTACGTGAACCTCAGCGTTTCCTTATGGGACTCCCTCAATGAAACTGCGAGGGAGATGTACGCCAACCTAACCAGGGTTCAGGCCATCAACGACACCGCGTATTCCCTTCGGAGCGGCATATGCACGGATTACGCCCTCCTAACTGCTGGACTTCTCCTGGAAGCCAATGTCAGCCCGGTCTATGTCCTGAGCATAGACTACTGGAATCAGACGATAGGCCACGCCACCGTTGCCATCGAGGTCAATAACACTTACTTCGTCCTTGACCAGAGGCTCCCACCAATACCCCTTGGGAACTACTACTGGTACTTGATATACTCCGGAATGGGTGAGATTGAGAACGTGACGGTTTACAGAGTGTCCCTCGATGAAAGCGGCGAGGTCGTTGTGGATAACTGGACATGGAGCGGAGATGAGATTGGGAATATGGCTTACAGGATGACTGAGGACGACGTTAAGCTGATTGAGAGTCTTACCGAGGAGTACCTCCTGGAAAAGTATCCGGCCTACCACAGGGACGCTCGCCTTGCGGAGAACGTTGATAGGTACTTTGAATCCATAGTTGAAACGGGGGAAGGGGCTGACACCTACCTCCCGTACGGCTTCACCGAGGGGTGGTATCTGAGCTGGGGATCCGGCAGTTTCTCACTCTACTACCACCCCCTGCTGGCCGAAAAGCTCGTCCGCTATTATTGGCCGGGCCCGGGATTTGGGGGTGGTGACTGGGAGGACATCTTAAAGAAATGTGATGCCTACTACCTGAAAATCGGATTCACGGGAAATGGCACAAGCATTGTAACACACACCGGCGATTCATTAACTTTTCCTGAACTGCTGATGGTGATGGAGGTGGCGAGGTAG
- a CDS encoding NAD(P)/FAD-dependent oxidoreductase: MVSEVGNGKTYDVVIIGAGPAGLFAAYELAEKSDFRILVIEEGCNVEQRICPMYELGYCIGCQPCHIMSGVGGAGGLSDGTINLRPDIGGDLSELTDDENYAWQLVWEVDRIFLRHRSPRNLFKGNAEEIRYWEQRAAQAGVKFIPIIQRHIGSDRTPEVIADIKRHLEGKGVEFLLWTKALEFGKGWVKVKRGKKVFTINARYIIVAPGRGGADWFHDVAKKIGLEARHGPIDVGVRVEVPAIVMEPITSINHDPKFHIYTDTYDDFVRTFCTNPNGFVVEEKYDSYVGVNGHSMHEKKSNNTNFAFLTRIELTEPVEDTTAYGKSIAQLATTIGGGKPLLQRLGDLRRGRRSTWARIRRSDVEPTLRHVTPGDIAMALPHRVVTNIIEGLEKLDRVLPGVASDHTLLYAPEIKYYAMKVEVNENLETSIEGIFAAGDGAGLSRDIVNAAATGLLAARGILKKEGIYTERDFRKPGNWKAKIEEMGV; this comes from the coding sequence ATGGTTTCTGAAGTGGGAAACGGAAAGACCTACGATGTCGTGATTATAGGAGCAGGCCCCGCTGGCCTCTTTGCGGCCTACGAGCTGGCGGAAAAGAGCGATTTTAGGATTCTGGTGATAGAGGAAGGCTGCAACGTCGAGCAGAGGATCTGCCCGATGTACGAGCTTGGCTACTGCATCGGCTGCCAGCCCTGCCACATAATGAGTGGTGTCGGCGGGGCAGGCGGCCTAAGCGACGGCACGATAAACCTCCGCCCGGACATAGGAGGTGACTTAAGCGAGCTGACCGACGATGAGAACTACGCCTGGCAGCTCGTCTGGGAAGTCGATAGGATTTTCCTGCGCCACAGGTCACCCAGAAACCTCTTCAAGGGCAACGCGGAGGAGATCCGCTACTGGGAGCAGAGGGCGGCACAGGCGGGTGTGAAGTTCATCCCCATAATCCAGAGGCACATAGGCTCGGACAGAACCCCTGAGGTCATAGCCGACATAAAGAGGCACCTCGAGGGCAAAGGCGTCGAGTTTCTCCTCTGGACCAAAGCTTTGGAGTTCGGGAAAGGCTGGGTGAAGGTGAAGCGGGGAAAGAAGGTCTTCACGATCAACGCCCGCTACATAATCGTCGCTCCCGGAAGGGGCGGGGCGGACTGGTTCCACGACGTGGCCAAGAAGATAGGGCTTGAGGCGAGGCACGGGCCGATTGATGTAGGCGTTCGCGTCGAGGTTCCCGCGATAGTGATGGAGCCGATAACGAGCATAAACCACGACCCCAAGTTCCACATCTATACAGATACCTACGACGATTTTGTTAGAACCTTCTGCACCAATCCAAACGGCTTCGTCGTCGAGGAGAAGTACGACTCCTATGTCGGCGTCAACGGACACTCGATGCACGAGAAGAAGAGCAATAACACCAACTTCGCCTTCCTGACGAGGATAGAGCTGACAGAGCCGGTTGAGGACACCACAGCCTACGGGAAGAGCATAGCACAGCTGGCAACGACGATAGGCGGCGGCAAACCACTCCTCCAGCGCCTCGGCGACCTCAGGAGGGGCAGGAGGAGCACGTGGGCGAGAATACGGAGAAGCGACGTCGAACCGACCCTGAGACACGTCACGCCGGGGGACATAGCGATGGCTTTACCGCATCGCGTCGTGACCAACATCATAGAGGGGCTTGAAAAGCTCGACCGCGTTCTCCCGGGCGTTGCGAGCGACCACACCCTGCTCTACGCGCCCGAGATCAAGTACTACGCCATGAAGGTTGAGGTTAACGAGAACCTTGAGACGAGCATAGAGGGGATTTTTGCGGCCGGCGACGGTGCAGGTTTGAGCAGGGACATAGTGAACGCGGCCGCAACCGGCCTTTTAGCGGCGAGGGGCATACTCAAGAAAGAAGGCATCTACACGGAGAGGGATTTCAGGAAGCCGGGGAACTGGAAAGCAAAAATTGAAGAGATGGGGGTGTGA
- a CDS encoding CBS domain-containing protein — MNTLNAGEKSHEAKAKKIRIIHSKRRLLQLKRKEELSHNIRYISKVPVRIVMDRDFLVLHPGDPLSRLVQELRGEESSAVVTDEEGRLMGFITMKDLLHFFEPPRRYSIVGVGLLKKYSVNRASNVADIMVRRPVTIHVDENLGRAIKVMIETGKHHLPVVDDENRVHGVLEVKDIIRLIRIVSS, encoded by the coding sequence ATGAACACTTTGAATGCCGGGGAAAAATCCCATGAGGCCAAAGCGAAGAAGATACGGATAATCCACAGCAAAAGGAGGCTCCTTCAGCTCAAGAGGAAGGAGGAGCTAAGTCACAACATTCGCTACATCTCCAAGGTCCCGGTGAGAATCGTCATGGATCGGGATTTCCTCGTTCTCCATCCGGGTGATCCCCTCTCCAGGCTCGTCCAGGAGCTCAGAGGGGAAGAAAGCTCTGCGGTCGTTACTGACGAGGAAGGGCGCCTCATGGGCTTCATCACGATGAAGGACCTCCTCCACTTTTTCGAACCCCCCCGGCGGTACTCCATAGTTGGCGTTGGTCTCCTGAAGAAGTACTCCGTAAACCGTGCCTCCAACGTTGCCGACATAATGGTCAGGAGGCCTGTAACGATCCACGTCGATGAGAACCTCGGCAGGGCGATAAAGGTTATGATAGAGACCGGGAAGCACCACCTGCCCGTCGTTGACGATGAAAACCGCGTCCACGGCGTCCTGGAGGTCAAGGACATAATCCGCCTGATACGCATAGTGTCTTCGTGA
- a CDS encoding cation:proton antiporter gives MDVFLELALILVVAKLFGYLTLRLGFPAALGQLLGGILIGPSLLDLVAYDEGVRLVAELGVVMLLFLAGLETDIEEFKHVGLSAFIVAVLGVIIPFILGYIGALAWGYSDIQALFLGGILTATSVGLTTSILMEMKKLRSRVGTTILAAAVVDDVLGIIILTVLVAMNTKGSVYPVDVLIILGEVTLFFILGLLLGSPAVKEALRASERINLPETITAFAIAIMLIFASIAERFQLAGITGAYLAGLIVAGSAEAREVTSKTLTIGYSLFIPVFLVSIGVETDIHVLAHIGAFAALYAVLAIAGKIVGCGIGGLMTRFKGREALQIGMGMVPRMEVALIMANIGLREGVFDRGTFSIPVSMVIITTLVTPFLLKWAFSRE, from the coding sequence ATGGACGTATTCCTGGAGCTGGCGCTGATACTAGTGGTTGCGAAGCTGTTCGGCTACCTCACCCTTCGCCTCGGATTTCCAGCGGCCCTCGGACAGCTCCTCGGTGGAATCCTCATAGGGCCGTCCCTGCTTGACCTGGTGGCCTACGATGAGGGAGTGAGGCTCGTTGCCGAGCTTGGAGTTGTCATGCTCCTCTTCCTGGCCGGCCTTGAGACCGACATTGAGGAGTTCAAGCACGTCGGCCTCTCGGCCTTCATAGTTGCCGTTCTCGGCGTCATAATACCGTTCATTCTCGGCTACATTGGCGCTTTAGCCTGGGGCTACTCCGACATCCAGGCTCTCTTTCTCGGTGGAATCCTCACGGCTACGAGCGTCGGCCTCACCACGAGCATACTCATGGAGATGAAGAAGCTGAGGAGCCGTGTGGGAACGACGATTTTAGCTGCTGCCGTAGTTGACGACGTCCTCGGCATCATAATTCTGACGGTTCTCGTGGCGATGAACACGAAGGGCAGCGTCTATCCGGTGGATGTCCTCATAATCCTCGGTGAGGTCACCCTGTTCTTTATCCTCGGCCTCCTCCTCGGCAGTCCGGCGGTGAAGGAAGCCCTCCGCGCGTCCGAGAGGATAAATCTGCCCGAGACCATAACGGCCTTCGCGATAGCCATAATGCTCATCTTCGCCTCCATAGCCGAGCGGTTCCAGCTCGCTGGAATAACAGGCGCCTACTTAGCCGGCCTCATCGTGGCGGGCAGTGCCGAGGCAAGGGAGGTGACGAGCAAGACACTGACCATCGGTTACTCCCTCTTCATTCCCGTTTTCCTCGTCAGCATAGGTGTCGAGACAGACATCCACGTTCTGGCCCACATCGGGGCGTTCGCGGCGCTTTACGCGGTTCTGGCAATAGCCGGAAAGATAGTCGGCTGCGGCATCGGTGGACTGATGACCAGGTTCAAGGGCAGAGAGGCCCTGCAGATTGGAATGGGCATGGTTCCGAGGATGGAGGTCGCGCTCATAATGGCCAACATCGGACTGAGGGAGGGTGTGTTCGACAGGGGGACGTTTTCGATACCGGTCAGCATGGTGATAATAACAACGCTTGTAACGCCTTTCCTCCTCAAGTGGGCGTTCTCGAGGGAGTGA
- a CDS encoding cation:proton antiporter, producing MEILLLMALMLATAKLIGYLFERIGQPVVLGQIFGGLLIGIFFDTNPVIGQFANLGVLLLLFIAGLESELEEFKRVGRQSVVVAGLGVLVAFIFGFSVAYFFVPLHEAVLYGAMMTPTSVSITVKVLMELRRLNTREGTTILAAAVVDDVLGILILTIAISMIKGGAVNYAALFEVLISVSLLLFFFLYFGPGLADRAFRFISRIDLPEAETAFALIFLIAFAFLAEHLNLASILGAYLTGLALGQSSKKKSIMDHMNVLGYSLFIPLFFVEVGMRIELGYILHAGAFAVLYTLAAVLSKVLGCGLGARVSGFDWNSSLRIGVGMIPRLGVELAMLAVAIASGVVGPDALTVAILMVFVTTVITPPLLKSLYTR from the coding sequence ATGGAGATACTCCTCCTGATGGCCCTCATGCTGGCAACGGCCAAACTCATAGGCTATCTCTTCGAGCGCATTGGTCAGCCGGTGGTGCTGGGGCAGATATTCGGGGGCCTTCTCATCGGGATATTCTTTGACACCAACCCGGTTATTGGCCAGTTCGCCAACCTGGGCGTCCTGCTCCTCCTCTTTATAGCGGGCCTCGAGAGTGAGCTGGAGGAGTTCAAGCGGGTTGGGAGGCAGAGCGTGGTGGTCGCGGGTCTGGGAGTCCTTGTGGCGTTCATCTTCGGGTTCTCAGTTGCTTACTTTTTCGTCCCTCTCCACGAGGCGGTTCTCTACGGCGCCATGATGACCCCGACGAGCGTCAGCATAACCGTCAAGGTTCTCATGGAGCTCAGGAGGCTCAACACCCGCGAGGGGACGACGATTTTAGCTGCTGCCGTGGTTGACGACGTCCTCGGCATCCTCATCCTCACCATTGCGATATCCATGATCAAGGGTGGCGCGGTCAACTACGCGGCCCTCTTTGAGGTTCTGATCTCGGTCTCGCTCCTCCTTTTCTTCTTTCTCTACTTCGGACCCGGCCTCGCCGACAGGGCGTTCCGCTTCATCTCGCGCATAGACCTGCCCGAGGCCGAGACTGCTTTCGCCCTGATATTTCTGATAGCCTTCGCCTTCCTTGCGGAGCACCTGAACCTCGCATCGATACTCGGCGCCTACCTCACGGGCCTCGCCCTGGGCCAGAGCTCCAAGAAAAAGTCGATAATGGACCATATGAACGTCCTGGGGTACTCCCTCTTCATCCCGCTGTTCTTTGTCGAGGTCGGCATGAGGATAGAACTGGGCTACATCCTCCACGCGGGGGCCTTTGCGGTTCTCTACACCCTCGCGGCCGTGCTCAGTAAGGTACTCGGCTGTGGTCTCGGTGCGAGGGTCTCCGGGTTCGACTGGAACTCCTCCCTCAGGATAGGCGTCGGCATGATACCCAGGCTGGGTGTGGAGCTGGCGATGCTGGCCGTTGCCATAGCCAGCGGTGTAGTCGGCCCCGACGCCCTGACGGTGGCGATCCTCATGGTATTCGTCACGACGGTGATAACGCCGCCCCTACTCAAGTCCCTCTACACCCGGTAA
- a CDS encoding MarC family protein, whose product MSEWLSILSSALFMLIMIDPSDKILLVSLLREDFHIEDIRTLIVRANLIGFLLLFLFAVSGQIILQDIFHIDINALRVAGGFVLFKIGLEALESGGMLTLKREKNILALAAVPVATPLIAGPAAITTAITLTAEKGLYHATAAVFLAIVFTALTMFITLYVVKNVSKTTLGVFIRIIGMFTMAIGAQMMVQGVVGIYLLMTSAV is encoded by the coding sequence ATGAGCGAGTGGCTTTCGATACTCAGTTCGGCACTCTTCATGCTCATCATGATAGACCCAAGCGACAAGATACTCCTGGTCAGCCTCCTGAGGGAGGACTTCCACATAGAGGACATTAGAACGCTTATCGTCCGGGCGAACCTGATAGGCTTCCTCCTCCTGTTCCTCTTTGCGGTCTCGGGCCAGATAATTCTCCAGGACATATTCCACATAGACATAAACGCCCTCCGCGTTGCCGGCGGTTTCGTGCTCTTCAAGATAGGCCTCGAGGCCCTCGAAAGCGGTGGAATGCTGACCCTCAAGAGGGAGAAGAACATACTCGCCCTTGCAGCGGTTCCGGTTGCGACCCCTCTGATAGCCGGCCCGGCCGCGATAACGACCGCAATAACCCTCACCGCCGAAAAGGGCTTGTACCACGCGACCGCGGCGGTGTTCCTTGCCATAGTCTTCACGGCCCTCACGATGTTCATTACCCTCTACGTCGTCAAGAACGTCAGCAAAACGACCCTCGGCGTCTTCATAAGGATAATCGGTATGTTCACGATGGCCATCGGAGCTCAGATGATGGTCCAGGGCGTTGTGGGGATTTACCTCCTGATGACGTCTGCTGTCTGA
- the hisS gene encoding histidine--tRNA ligase, translating into MKVRLEKVKGTRDLLPEEMAKRRWVFERIREVFERYNFHEVLTPTFEYTELFKLRSGEEVVEQLYAFDDKGGRNLSLRPDMTSSVARLYVNGFQNAPKPVKWYYMANMFRYEEPQSGRYREFWQAGVELLGSDKVEADAEVIALFVESYLATGLEDFTVNIGDRVLLDEFAKMLGVKDDIGLMRLIDKKDKMSRGDFAVALREFGLDDDGVEKVMALVEIKGLPEEVLPRAEELFTGEKAREEIKRLYELVDLLDAYGVLKWIRIDLGIARGFDYYTSVVFEAIAPNDLGIGSIGGGGRYDNLISVFGGKPTPATGFAIGIERLIPILEWKGLIPEPKLRPDVYVVPIGKDAELRRAAAEITSALRAAGVKTDCELTGRKLRKALDYAGKLGVPYVVLVGKKDLAEGKVTVRDMESGEQRFVKKENVVGELIELLGF; encoded by the coding sequence ATGAAGGTACGGCTTGAAAAAGTTAAGGGAACGCGAGACCTGCTTCCGGAGGAGATGGCGAAGAGGAGATGGGTCTTCGAGAGAATCCGCGAGGTCTTCGAGAGGTATAACTTTCATGAGGTTCTCACTCCCACCTTTGAGTACACCGAGCTCTTCAAGCTGAGGAGCGGTGAGGAGGTTGTGGAACAGCTCTACGCCTTCGACGACAAGGGCGGACGGAACCTCTCGCTCAGACCGGACATGACGTCCAGCGTCGCGAGGCTCTACGTCAACGGCTTCCAGAACGCCCCGAAGCCCGTTAAATGGTATTACATGGCCAACATGTTCCGCTATGAGGAACCCCAGAGCGGTCGTTACCGCGAGTTCTGGCAGGCCGGGGTAGAGCTCCTCGGGAGCGATAAAGTTGAGGCAGATGCGGAGGTCATAGCGCTCTTCGTTGAGAGCTACCTGGCGACCGGCCTTGAGGACTTCACCGTGAACATAGGCGACCGCGTTCTCCTCGACGAGTTTGCCAAGATGCTCGGCGTTAAAGATGACATAGGCCTGATGAGGCTCATAGACAAGAAGGACAAGATGAGCAGGGGGGACTTCGCCGTCGCCCTGAGGGAGTTCGGGCTGGACGATGATGGCGTCGAGAAAGTCATGGCGCTGGTGGAGATAAAGGGCCTCCCCGAAGAGGTTCTTCCGAGGGCGGAAGAGCTCTTCACGGGCGAGAAAGCTAGGGAGGAAATCAAGCGCCTCTACGAGCTGGTCGATTTGCTCGACGCCTACGGCGTCTTGAAGTGGATAAGGATAGACCTCGGCATAGCTAGGGGCTTCGACTACTACACCAGCGTCGTCTTCGAGGCAATAGCACCGAACGACCTCGGAATCGGCTCGATTGGAGGCGGTGGCAGGTACGACAACCTTATATCCGTCTTCGGCGGAAAGCCAACCCCGGCGACGGGCTTTGCGATTGGAATCGAGCGCCTCATTCCGATACTCGAGTGGAAGGGGCTCATCCCGGAGCCGAAGCTCAGGCCCGACGTCTACGTCGTGCCCATAGGGAAGGACGCCGAGCTGAGGAGGGCCGCCGCGGAGATAACGAGCGCCCTGAGGGCCGCAGGCGTCAAAACCGACTGCGAACTAACCGGAAGAAAGCTCAGGAAGGCACTCGATTACGCTGGAAAGCTCGGGGTTCCGTACGTCGTCCTCGTTGGGAAGAAGGACCTGGCGGAAGGAAAGGTCACGGTAAGGGACATGGAGAGCGGAGAGCAGAGGTTTGTGAAAAAAGAGAACGTTGTCGGGGAGCTGATTGAGCTTCTCGGATTCTGA
- a CDS encoding phospholipase D-like domain-containing protein, which produces MRSKVYLLAILVAVMLVTSGCLGSTSTLKATSEKTTTLGKTRTVTETITVTETRYIVNHSAETELRKNLTACLENLRLLNTTLDRTSESLDELREKYRDCLLEKSKAGEKSPPVEILVDDAYYRSVIEDIRGARESVYVTMFLMKYDPTDSYDHANDLIRALVEARRRGVSVHVILENGIEDNRATYDYLRSNGVDVVFDSPSVTLHTKMVVIDGGVVYIGSHNWSEAALDWNHEVSVRIESQEIAESLLEYFEEIRRGY; this is translated from the coding sequence ATGCGGTCAAAAGTGTACCTCCTGGCAATACTGGTGGCGGTAATGCTCGTAACTTCCGGATGTCTCGGAAGCACGTCAACCCTGAAAGCCACCTCGGAAAAAACCACCACCCTGGGAAAAACCAGAACGGTCACCGAAACCATCACCGTGACAGAGACCAGGTACATCGTAAACCACAGCGCCGAGACGGAGCTGAGGAAAAACCTAACAGCCTGCCTGGAGAATCTAAGGCTTTTGAACACGACGCTGGACAGGACGAGCGAGAGCTTAGATGAACTCCGCGAGAAGTACCGCGACTGCCTGCTGGAGAAGTCAAAGGCCGGGGAAAAATCTCCTCCAGTAGAAATACTGGTGGACGACGCGTATTACAGGAGCGTCATCGAAGACATACGCGGTGCGCGGGAGAGCGTTTACGTCACGATGTTCCTGATGAAGTACGACCCCACCGACAGCTACGACCACGCCAACGACCTGATAAGGGCGCTGGTGGAGGCAAGAAGAAGGGGAGTGAGCGTCCACGTGATACTCGAAAACGGCATCGAGGACAACAGGGCCACCTACGACTATCTCCGCTCCAACGGGGTCGATGTGGTCTTTGATTCCCCCTCGGTAACCCTCCACACAAAGATGGTGGTGATAGACGGGGGGGTGGTTTACATCGGAAGCCACAACTGGAGCGAGGCCGCGCTGGACTGGAATCACGAGGTGAGCGTTAGAATCGAGTCCCAGGAGATTGCGGAGTCGCTCTTGGAGTACTTCGAGGAGATTAGGAGAGGATATTAG